The following is a genomic window from Bradysia coprophila strain Holo2 chromosome IV unlocalized genomic scaffold, BU_Bcop_v1 contig_5, whole genome shotgun sequence.
AGCGAAAGCCGTTAGCTTATTACTCGTATAGAAGATGGTGCCAGTCCAGTTCATTGACATGGCTCTCACAACTTTCTCTAACGCCAAGTTAAACAAAATAGTTGAGAGCTTGTCAACGGTCAAATATCGAACAAAGCTTGTCGATCTATGGAATCGTATGCTTGTTTGAAGTCTATGAACAGTTGGTGAATATTAATGTTGAATCCCCATGCTTTTTCCATTATTTGCCTCAAAGTGAAAATCTGATCCGTGGTAGATCTACCGCGTCTGAAGCCGCACTGGTAGTCACCTATTATTTCCTCCTCTGGTACAATCTTTTATATGATACGTTCAGCAGACATATTCCTCTATAATTTCCACATTCCAATTTGCTTCCTTTCGTATGAATCGGTATTCATCAGGAAGCTTTTCTTCTTCCCACACCTTTTCTGTTATCTGGTGTATTCGATGCCACAGTTCCGGTCCTGCTGCTTGGATCAGGATCAGTTCAGCCGGTATGTTATCCTCACTAGGTAATTTCCGTGTTTTCAGTCTGTTAACTGATTCAATTACCTCCTCATAAGTTGGTGCTTCAATTAGTGGCTCCGCACGCTGATACGCGTTGTGCCTAGCTCGTGGTATTGGTGGTTTGTTCAGCAAATTTTGGAAGTAATCTTTCCACCTCCGTATTATACCATCTGTATCACCAAGTAATTGTCCGTCATTGTCCTTAATTTTGTTCGTTCGTGTTTGAAAGCCTTTGCGATGTACTTTGATAATTCGGTAGAATCCTCTCACATTTCCGTTACGATTCAGCGATTccagaaattgaatttcacgaTTCAGatgttctcttttttttccttcgaaGCAGCCTGTACGCTTCAGTTTTTCTTCTGGAATACTCTTGCAGGCTACGTCGTGTTCTTCGTTGGGTCGCTTGGAGTCGGGCGTTTTTCTTGGCTTCTACAGCAGCTTTACATTCATCATCAAACCACACACTATGTCTTCGCGACGTGATCTCACCTAGAATTTCGTTTGCGGCGGTTGCGACGATATCAACGTTTTGATCACTTACATACCCACGCTAATTTTGATCGTCCACAATCACGATctgaacgaacaaaaaatgcTAAGATGGATTGTGCATATAAAAGTTGCATGTGatgaacattttctgtcaGTAGCGATCAGTCCGTCGTTCTGTTATCTACAAACTAAACAATGGATcattttgtattatttgtGCTATCAGTGAGTGCCATGGCGTTTACGTCTAATGCTTGCCAATTTGGAAGTGAGGCCATGCAGCCGGTTTACGATAGATTTGAACTATTtagaaaaacaaaagcatTCGATCCAACTGATTCGAAAATCCCGTTGGAACAATATCAATTTTATACCAACGATCGTGAAAAAAGATTAGCGTaagtttttgtgtgtgtgttttttcgGTGGTTATATTTATCAGAAGGTCAGTAGTAGTTGTCCTTGGTTGATCATCGTTGCTTGATGTATTTGCAGTGTGAAAATCAACGGTGTTTATATGGTGGAAACTTCTAAGATCGACGATGACAATAAAACCCAAACAGTAAATGGGCAATTTCATGTCAAGGGCGGTGTGATTCTGAATTATAACCGTGACGAGAAcggtgaattttcatttgatgaCTGGTcgaatcaaaagaaatttaaatcttCACTCCGAAGCATCGATGCTGAGCTGCCAAGTGATTGTAAGTTTAAGCAACGCTTGATAGCCTGATTGCATTCAGATCGCGTTGCTTTTCTCATCAAtatggaatttttctttcagtCGAGGAGGATTACAAACAAGTTTTGGTTGATTTGAATGCAAtgagaaagaaaatgtttgactTTCAAAAAGGTCTAAGTCAAGAAGACCTGGAACGCGTCCAGTTGTTTGAGTTTACTCCATTTTCGAATGGTGATGGATTCGCTGCGCAGTGAGTATTTAGCACATGTTTCATAGGATAATCGATTCGTAAAGTGCAACTTCCACAgatatatcgaaaataatagACAAAGTCTATCCGTTTCTAAGGAGAATGGAATCGATGACAtttctggattattttcgtGTGAGCATAAGCACCAGAAATATAACATTGTAGATGGCAAAGTTGTTGCTGATGGAGAACCCTTCTCCGTTCCATTGTACCATTAAATCGTCTGTATGGTTATATGCTATAATTGAAGTTATTTAATGCGTTAAtggatcaataaaattgttgaaaacgaaaattggaaTCGGTTATTTAGTTGACCCTAGAAGTGCGACATAGTCCAGGTGCTTGTGTCAGAAAAAGTAGCTCCGCTTGATTGATTCAATGCTGAAATATTATGGaaaaaattttgctttgaaaaaaaaacaatatggCGGCGGTATTCATGTTCCAAGAAAAAGTGTCCCGGAAAATTCCTCAACTTTGTGGACTGATAACTTGGCCAAATCCTAGCCCATTTTGATGagcaaaaatgattttgaaaggTATAAGTAAACTCTTTCGGAATCTTCCGAGCCGATTCGTGGTTCCCAAGATGTGATCCAGGATTCCCACCTACCTCCAAATTTAACTATTCGTtaaatttgtaacatttttccTTGGCATTATTGtgacaatttgaaaataaaaactcgaaatttttgaagagCAATTACGTCGGCATCATTTTTCATCCAGGCAACGCACcgtctagcaccgaagctgactttgacgtcactcaaatagaggacTGAACCGATCAAAGTTGGCGATTCTTTTTCATCTATGGCTAtcaaaaatagtacattttctaccttggtgtatatttcgagaataacttcgtatgtacaattgtatataacgagcgccagcgagtgtatatacaattgtacataagaagtgattcgagaaatatacaccaaggtagaacaatgttttatctcctgcaagctgatatttcatacattataccgatatcagttcttttgtaagtggataacaggacttgcgtcacacctccactgtaagtggttttgggcgatatcagctcttttgtaagttgttattttttagaatttggtcgcagataatagacaatcatttcgttttaacgaaaatattcgtcttacaaaactgtataactttctctttgatctgaatcttccagctttcatttgaagaaaatcgaaaatttgacgaaattcgagaATTTGACGGAATTCGAAAAtctgatgaaaatcgaaaatttgatgaaaatcgaaaatttgacgaaaataaaaaatttgacgaaattcgaaaacttcatttagtttattttgtaaaaatttgaaatatcttcaacatttttgagtttttttctcaaaacttttttttgctgaataaGAATGCCAAATACaactgaaaaaaattacaaaccaAGCTTATTAGTGGGTTTCTAGGGCACCGGTTAAAGAGACATTTGGTCGATTTTTTCACGATAGCTGTCAAAAATGTCACAAAATTGTAACACGAGCAACGCCTGTTTTATGACGCTAAACTCCGTTAATCTAGGTCAAAACTTTATCCTGcgccgtttttttttctttggaaTCTTATTAGGAAAAGGAAGcgaaatctactacttcatgtTGTTTGCTTAACATGATACTGATACAGGTCTGCAACACATGTCAAAAAATGCCTAAAATGACATAGTGTGTGTGATTTAGGCATAccgtaaatttcaatttaatttattgcatACAAACAACAAGGATTTCTCCTTATACAAATGTTTGGAAGAAAACAATATTACAGAAAGTTATAATAGTCAGAATAGAAAAGAGTGAAAAACAAATAGTGTAAATAAGAAATGCCTCGACTGCCTGATTACTATCAAAACGAAACGTACAATTAAAAATATGGActatatataatataatacAATTAAATATGGACTGTACGGAAAAGGAGAATGACAACGTATAAAATGACGATAGACTGTAGGCTACAATGCTTGTGTGATTTAGAGCGTGATTGGTATGCAGTGGTAGGTATGAAAATCCATGTTACGAGATCAAATGATCGAAATAGCATCTTTTGAAACTGTTGATAGCTCGGCACATCTTGATGGAATTCGGCAGCATATTATAACTAACAGCAGCACTAACGAAGAACGACTTGTTGTACTGACTCGAATTGTGCCGTGGCAAAATTAGAAGTT
Proteins encoded in this region:
- the LOC119071799 gene encoding uncharacterized protein LOC119071799 isoform X2, which codes for MNHLLLIVLSVNAMAFTSNACQFGSEAIQEVYDRFELFRKTKAFDPTSPKVPLQKYQFYNDNGDKRLAVKINGVYMVETSKIDDDNKTQTVNGQFHVKGGVILNYNRDENGEFSFDDWSNQKKFKSSLRSIDAELPSDFEEDYKQVLVDLNAMRKKMFDFQKGLSQEDLERVQLFEFTPFSNGDGFAAQYIENNRQSLSVSKENGIDDISGLFSCEHKHQKYNIVDGKVVADGEPFSVPLYH
- the LOC119071799 gene encoding uncharacterized protein LOC119071799 isoform X1, whose translation is MDHFVLFVLSVSAMAFTSNACQFGSEAMQPVYDRFELFRKTKAFDPTDSKIPLEQYQFYTNDREKRLAVKINGVYMVETSKIDDDNKTQTVNGQFHVKGGVILNYNRDENGEFSFDDWSNQKKFKSSLRSIDAELPSDFEEDYKQVLVDLNAMRKKMFDFQKGLSQEDLERVQLFEFTPFSNGDGFAAQYIENNRQSLSVSKENGIDDISGLFSCEHKHQKYNIVDGKVVADGEPFSVPLYH